The Theobroma cacao cultivar B97-61/B2 chromosome 2, Criollo_cocoa_genome_V2, whole genome shotgun sequence genome includes the window tgtatatatgaaagctgaaaactgAAAGCTGAAAgctgaaagaaaaaatcaattacatcaaaagaaatatagttgaaattaatttcaatgaTGATTAAATTTGccttcttctttgttttgtcTATGATCTAAATTGGTAATTTAGAAAGACTATCAGTTTCATTTTAcatgaattattttttctgCATGGTAAAAATTTTTTGTCTAGAAGTAAGAAATATCACATCTTCATTGGGTGGTGCTTCAAATATGATGACccttttttgacaaaaaaaaaaagaagaagaagaaaaaagacaaTTTTTGTAATCAGAGTAtctgtaaagaaaaaaatcatacaAATAAAATGGTGCAGTGATAGCTTTCAATTTAGGAGGAGTGTATACAATGATATATTAGTTTGACtgtcaaaaatttattatttattaatattttccaTGTCCAATATGCTCAACCATAGAAGATAGTATTAGTACAATGAtccaaataaaacaaaaggaatCAAAATTGTGCCTTGATTTTTGTGGTGCAGATTTGAAATAGGGAAATAAATTATGCTTGAAAAATTCTAATGATGAATAAGTAGAAGAAGTGGATGATGCATGAGCTCTGGAAGAGTAGATATTTTGTTTGAGCATCTACATTGGAGAGAGCAGCACTCGTGACACTGCCAGcccataaaattaaaagaaaaataaaaacaaagagacaagaaaagaaacaaaacccATATGTACTACAACTCATGACTGCCCCATGCAAGACATTGTGTCAGAGAATTcaaagagaaaccaaggaaaaaAATCCAAACTCAGTAAAATGCATTAAGACACATTTACCAATGAAATCCTGAGTAAACTTTAATCATATATAATCATTTTAACACGTCACTTAATTTTACGTACCTTTGTACTTTCCTCTTATCCCCTTTTTTCCTTCACTGAAAATTCCCACCACCTCCAAAAGATCGGTGGCCTGTCGGCGCAGTAATATTATTTCTCTCTGAACCCAAGGTGCTTAACCCCATGCCTTGttgttgctgctgctgctgctgttgcTGCTCCCTTTGGGAAACCCCTCCACTCATGCTTCTCACTATTTGCCCAACGCCAAGGAAGTCCCTAGTCAATCTATCTGACCCACCAGCGCTAACATTCAAATTTTGCTGCTGTTTTTCTTGTTCCATGCTACTTCTATTTGTATATGGGTTTTCTTGTCCATGTCCAGTGCTATATGTATTGACCCCTGGGGACCCACCTCCAAAAATGGACGAATTTCCACTTGCTATCGAGTTCATTAGTTCATGTAGATTGTTCCCGGTGTTATCTCCCAAAATGCCGCCAAAGTTTGAGGGTTTGGTGCCGCTTGAGGAAGAGCTACCGAAGCTTCTTAGAAGAGAGGCGCTGTTGTTGCTTGAATTTGAGCCCATTTGAGCAGCTTTTTGAAGCAATGCGGTAGCGGACATTTGGGGTACCATATTGTTGTTTTGAACCGATGAGCTGAAGAGAGAAGGGATGTTCGAGGTGATTTGATCGCCCATTATGTTGTTTGAGAAGAGATTTGACGCTTCGCTTGTCCCACCGGCACCGTTTTCATTGTTGAAATGATCAGAGATTAGCAAACCTGAAGATGATAAATTGTTGTCTGTGTTGGCACTATTGTTGTTATTGATGCTGCTTGTGTTGCTACTAGTGGAAAGGAAGCTAAGGTTGAAGAGATTGGCCGCTGAAGGACTGTTGCTTGTGTTGTTTTGGATATCAGGAAACTGCATTAGTCCTTGGAACGATTTGTTTCCCAACAATCCTTGTTGAGGTTGATGTTCCtgattaaaattttggttggACTCTTGCATGAAGAAAGCGGCAGAAGAGACCATTGATTGCTGTGGTCGAAACGACGATGACGACCCCATCGATGGAGGGAGAAGATGATCAAATTGGGTATTCCTGGCACCGCCACCGAGTCTTAAAATGTCACCCGTCTGATTATTCTGGTCTTGTATCGATGAAATTTGAGTACCCGCTTGAGACAAGCCTAAGCTCATATTGCTACTTCCATACAAATGGTTGCCAATGGGGTTCAAGGAGGGAGGCTGCCTTGCACTTTCCTGAGCCAGTGCATCACAAAATGCCCTGTGAGTGATAAAACTGTCACGCCTGCAACAGTTATAATAGAAGGAACCATTAGATACCCGCCGATAGATAGTAAAAGAAGACAACGACACGGTTTGAAAAGGGAGttaaaaaaacaaactttGAACAGCAACCCGTGTCTGCTATGTTTAGTACTTCAATTATAGGATTTTGAAAGTTCGTTTGcggaaagaaaaattcaatcaattaatctaTAGCTGTGACTAGCTACCTAAAGGACACATTAAGATGTCCGGTGGAAACAAACGACCTTAGAGAATATGAAACCATGTATTTTGATTCATGGCGTCAatgaaatcaaataataattttcattagctaactaatcaattaaattttttttctcccccTTATTGTTTTCTGTTTGTCTCATATTGTAGATATTATCTGGCCTAAAAatgaaaggaataaaaaaaaaaaagagaaggtttACATTGACAGGCAGCGCTTTTCTACATGGGCAAACAAAGCTGTTGAATGGGGTGTCCTAAGTCAGACTTACCCTGAGAAGTATTAGGATTCGGATAACAGGAAATGTAAAAGTGTAGAAACCCTAAAGCAGCGAGAAAAACGATTAGCAAGCAGCAATGCTGAAATGGTAATAGAAAAAGAGGAGGGTGAAAAGATAGTGGAAGCTAATAAGTACGTAGAGAAAGGAagtttttaactaaaattgcCTACAAGACAGAAACGTAATTGAAGAGGGTAGGTCAAAAGAATTTCTCtaaaacttgaaaatgattaatCAATCAACCATGACTGCCATTTCAAGAACTGGCGTTCAATAAATGCAACAAGAGAATGTATTCAACCAAGTGAAAAGTGATCAATCAAGAAGCCCAAGGACTTTGTCTTCAATTAATGCAAAACTCATCAAACACTCTGATTTCCAGTTATAAGAATATCGTTTTTCTAAAACAAGAAGCTAAAAAAGCCATGAGggtttcactttttctttcttgcctTTTGAATTCCTGAAAATTCAATCAACTCTCTCAGGCTCAGACCCCCAAGGGTGAGACTGCAATCCTCTACACAAAAGACCACAGATTTCGAAGCTAGAACCTTGGAGAGAGAGGGAGGGACTATGGAGGTAGAAGTTTGGTTAGAGTTTAGAGGCTAACGTCATCATTGAAAGGGGTACCTGCAAGAGCACAGACCTGAACACATCTAGCCAACCCACAAGAGAACAAACATGGTAACAACAACAACACAGCAAACTCTACATGGCATAGCAGCACGTGAATAGGGAAAAGTAAAAACGAAAAAGGGCGGTGGTTCCAAGGAGAAACAAAAGACGaactgttttctttttccttttctcttttttttttttttttggttttggggAGTTTAGTTGTTTGATGGATAGCAGCCTAGAACCTCTACTCGCAATGGCAGTTCC containing:
- the LOC18609937 gene encoding protein indeterminate-domain 5, chloroplastic isoform X2; amino-acid sequence: MATNRFICEVCNKGFQREQNLQLHRRGHNLPWKLRQKTTKEVKRKVYLCPEPTCVHHDPSRALGDLTGIKKHYSRKHGEKKWKCEKCSKRYAVQSDWKAHSKTCGTREYRCDCGTLFSRRDSFITHRAFCDALAQESARQPPSLNPIGNHLYGSSNMSLGLSQAGTQISSIQDQNNQTGDILRLGGGARNTQFDHLLPPSMGSSSSFRPQQSMVSSAAFFMQESNQNFNQEHQPQQGLLGNKSFQGLMQFPDIQNNTSNSPSAANLFNLSFLSTSSNTSSINNNNSANTDNNLSSSGLLISDHFNNENGAGGTSEASNLFSNNIMGDQITSNIPSLFSSSVQNNNMVPQMSATALLQKAAQMGSNSSNNSASLLRSFGSSSSSGTKPSNFGGILGDNTGNNLHELMNSIASGNSSIFGGGSPGVNTYSTGHGQENPYTNRSSMEQEKQQQNLNVSAGGSDRLTRDFLGVGQIVRSMSGGVSQREQQQQQQQQQQGMGLSTLGSERNNITAPTGHRSFGGGGNFQ
- the LOC18609937 gene encoding protein indeterminate-domain 5, chloroplastic isoform X1 — translated: MAASSSSGPFFGIRDEDQNQMKQQPSSTPTSSTGPAPAPPQKKKRNQPGTPNPDAEVIALSPKTLMATNRFICEVCNKGFQREQNLQLHRRGHNLPWKLRQKTTKEVKRKVYLCPEPTCVHHDPSRALGDLTGIKKHYSRKHGEKKWKCEKCSKRYAVQSDWKAHSKTCGTREYRCDCGTLFSRRDSFITHRAFCDALAQESARQPPSLNPIGNHLYGSSNMSLGLSQAGTQISSIQDQNNQTGDILRLGGGARNTQFDHLLPPSMGSSSSFRPQQSMVSSAAFFMQESNQNFNQEHQPQQGLLGNKSFQGLMQFPDIQNNTSNSPSAANLFNLSFLSTSSNTSSINNNNSANTDNNLSSSGLLISDHFNNENGAGGTSEASNLFSNNIMGDQITSNIPSLFSSSVQNNNMVPQMSATALLQKAAQMGSNSSNNSASLLRSFGSSSSSGTKPSNFGGILGDNTGNNLHELMNSIASGNSSIFGGGSPGVNTYSTGHGQENPYTNRSSMEQEKQQQNLNVSAGGSDRLTRDFLGVGQIVRSMSGGVSQREQQQQQQQQQQGMGLSTLGSERNNITAPTGHRSFGGGGNFQ